A single Gasterosteus aculeatus chromosome 2, fGasAcu3.hap1.1, whole genome shotgun sequence DNA region contains:
- the srpk3 gene encoding SRSF protein kinase 3 isoform X2 encodes MLIATVAGGAGNAAATGKKHRRRGKKHQRVRTEENRPDDLCDLFPTPQQSYPEATLSQPQNTSDANTSSQRAPACTEDVHEAATVPQQSHPLTSTLPTEICTLRTAPPCPDPVDPLIAHLEPPEVTLLNTHPTAAMTHQIDSQSPPSMFEDPAHSPSQSPPMVNQNNTQNSSRSPNRTLQNVHQSPPESQTYSSNLPAIVSLNITHNASESKAVSDKVPPSPQLSPSHLEPFLLTSVTFTSSVSSHLCTPTFSPTSFLCSPNSLSPGPSLVRPPATPPLTLSPPPLELTPPPVPLLGSDDEEQEDPSDYCKGGYYPVKIGDLFNGRYHVVRKLGWGHFSTVWLCWDLQRKRFVALKVVKSAPHYTETAVDEIKLLRCVRDSDPSDPYRETIVQLIDDFKISGVNGIHVCMVLEVLGHQLLKWIIKSNYMGLPLVCVKTIIRQVLQGLDYLHTKCKIIHTDIKPENILLDVDEVYVRRLAAEATMWQRAGAPPPSGSSVSTAPSDLQVGKLSKNKKKKMKRKAKRQQKLLEERLVNIQMEDEDGVIQSEDTDAACSLVVNGNTSASKTSSDSTSSWLDDRCNGHAPGRFTSPASGLSGFSSSVMSAPSESALSTQSENSSGRDVFSASDFVLSPLDPQNGLKLRVKIADLGNACWVHKHFTEDIQTRQYRALEVLIGAEYGPPADIWSTACMAFELATGDYLFEPHSGEDYSRDEDHIAHVIELLGTLPLPFALSGRYSREYFNRRGELRHISSLKPWALFEVLLEKYEWPLEQAAQFSDFLLTMLELQPERRATAAQCLQHAWLLT; translated from the exons ATGCTAATAG CAACAGTCGCCGGAGGAGCCGGTAATGCTGCAGCTACCGGCAAGAAGCACCGGCGGAGAGGAAAGAAGCACCAACGGGTCCGAACGGAGGAGAACCG GCCCGATGACCTCTGTGACCTCTTCCCAACCCCTCAGCAGAGTTACCCAGAAGCCACCCTGTCGCAACCGCAAAATACTTCAGATGCAAACACATCATCACAAAGAGCACCAGCATGTACTGAAGATGTCCATGAAGCCGCTACAGTACCCCAACAGTCCCATCCACTCACCAGCACGTTACCCACTGAGATCTGCACCCTCagaaccgcccccccctgtcCGGATCCAGTAGATCCTCTTATAGCACACTTGGAGCCTCCTGAAGTTACTCTATTAAACACCCACCCGACAGCAGCAATGACACATCAGATTGACAGCCAATCCCCTCCTTCCATGTTTGAAGATCCCGCCCACAGTCCAAGTCAATCACCGCCCATGGTCAACCAAAATAATACCCAGAATTCCTCCCGATCGCCTAATAGAACTCTTCAAAATGTTCATCAGAGTCCACCTGAGAGCCAAACTTATTCCTCCAATTTACCTGCAATCGTTTCACTcaacattacccacaatgcctctGAATCAAAGGCGGTTTCTGATAAAGTTCCTCCCAGTCCTCAGTTAAGCCCCTCCCACCTAGAACCCTTCTTGCTGACCTCAGTGACCTTTACCTCGAGTGTCTCCTCGCACCTCTGCACACCCACCTTCTCAcccacctccttcctctgctcccCCAACTCCCTGAGCCCCGGCCCTTCTCTCGTGAGGCCTCCGGCCACGCCCCCTTTGACTCTGAGCCCGCCCCCTCTAGAGTTGACCCCGCCCCCTGTTCCGCTTTTGGGCTCTGACGATGAAGAGCAGGAAGACCCTTCAGATTATTGCAAAG GCGGTTACTACCCGGTGAAGATCGGTGACCTGTTCAACGGGAGATACCATGTGGTCAGAAAGCTGGGTTGGGGCCACTTCTCCACCGTGTGGCTCTGCTGGGACCTGCA GAGGAAGCGCTTTGTGGCGCTGAAGGTGGTGAAGAGCGCCCCTCATTACACAGAGACGGCTGTGGACGAGATAAAATTGCTCCGATGT GTGAGAGACAGTGACCCCTCCGACCCCTACAGAGAGACCATTGTCCAACTGATAGATGACTTCAAGATCTCTGGAGTCAACGGGATCC ATGTCTGTATGGTTCTGGAGGTTTTGGGTCATCAGCTGTTAAAATGGATCATTAAGTCCAACTACATGGGACTTCCTCTGGTCTGTGTGAAGACCATAATTAGACAG GTGCTTCAGGGTCTCGACTACCTCCACACCAAGTGTAAGATCATCCACACGGACATCAAACCAGAGAACATCTTACTGGACGTGGATGAGGTTTATGTCAGGAGACTGGCAGCCGAGGCCACCATGTGGCAGAGAGCTGGAGCTCCGCCCCCTTCGGGGTCCTCAG TTAGCACGGCTCCCAGCGATTTACAG gttggTAAGCTGTctaagaacaagaagaagaagatgaagaggaaagcTAAACGTCAACAGAAGCTGTTGGAGGAGAGACTGGTGAACATACAG atggaggacgaggacggtGTGATACAATCCGAAGATACAGACGCTGCCT GCTCTCTGGTCGTCAATGGCAACACGTCAGCCAGCAAAACCAGCTCAGACTCCACCTCTTCCTGGTTGGACGACAGGTGTAATGGCCACGCCCCCGGACGGTTCACCAGCCCCGCCTCCGGCCTATCGGGCTTCTCCAGCTCCGTGATGTCAGCGCCTTCTGAATCAGCACTTTCTACTCAGTCAGAGAACTCGAGCGGACGAGATG tgttcAGTGCTTCAGACTTCGTCCTCAGTCCTCTGGACCCTCAGAACGGACTCAAGCTGCGAGTGAAGATCGCCGACCTGGGAAATGCATGCTGGGTG CACAAGCACTTCACAGAGGACATTCAGACGAGACAGTACAGAGCTCTGGAGGTTCTGATTGGAGCAGAGTACGGACCACCTGCCGACATCTGGAGCACCGCCTgcatg GCCTTTGAGCTGGCGACAGGAGATTACCTCTTTGAGCCTCACTCAGGAGAAGACTACAGCAGAGacgaag ATCACATCGCTCACGTCATCGAGCTGCTCGGGACGCTTCCTCTGCCCTTCGCCTTGTCTGGCAGGTACTCCAGAGAGTACTTCAACAGGAGAG GCGAGCTGCGACACATCTCCAGCCTGAAGCCGTGGGCTCTGTTCGAGGTGCTGTTGGAGAAGTACGAGTGGCCTCTGGAGCAGGCGGCTCAGTTCAGTGACTTCCTGCTGACCATGTTGGAGCTGCAGCCTGAACGCAGGGCGACGGCGGCGCAGTGCCTGCAGCACGCATGGCTGCTCACATAG
- the tsr2 gene encoding pre-rRNA-processing protein TSR2 homolog encodes MQPRYCLGVDCFCLIRIGCFCLIRIGCFCLIQKVSPLRSNMAAPAASHELLAEVVRAVLHSWPVLQIAVDNGFGGVYGQQKADWMVDVVQQYFHDNADLQQSEVEDFVAQLMDQEFDTVVDDGSLPQVCDSLIQAFSQWQQGALQQLKHTLNTLTHKKGQRAKVTAPPTQSDEDSSDETQVMECDPAPSASSTEPPPPPPADGEPGWTVVRKRK; translated from the exons ATGCAGCCTCGCTACTGTTTGGGGGTCGATTGTTTCTGTCTGATCCGGATCGGCTGTTTCTGTCTGATCCGGATCGGTTGTTTCTGTCTGATTCAGAAGGTCTCTCCGCTCagatccaacatggcggccCCCGCAGCTTCGCATGAGCTCCTGGCGGAGGTGGTGAGAGCGGTTCTTCACTCTTGGCCTGTTCTTCAG ATCGCCGTGGACAACGGCTTTGGGGGCGTGTACGGCCAGCAGAAAGCTGATTGGATGGTGGATGTCGTCCAGCAGTACTTTCATGACAATG CTGACCTGCAGCAGAGCGAGGTCGAGGACTTCGTTGCTCAGCTGATGGATCAGGAGTTTGACACCGTGGTGGATGATGGGAGTTTACCTCAG GTGTGTGACAGTCTGATACAGGCGTTCAGTCAGtggcagcagggggcgctgcagcagCTCAAACACACCCTCAACACTCTCACTCATAAGAAAGGTcagagggcaaaggtcacagCTCCGCCCACACAATCCGATGAAGACAGCAGTGATGAAACGCAG GTGATGGAGTGTGACCCTGCTCCATCGGCCAGCAGCAcagagcctcctcctcctccacctgctgacGGAGAACCAGGCTGGACGGTGGTGCGTAAGAGGAAGTGA
- the srpk3 gene encoding SRSF protein kinase 3 isoform X1: MLIATVAGGAGNAAATGKKHRRRGKKHQRVRTEENRPDDLCDLFPTPQQSYPEATLSQPQNTSDANTSSQRAPACTEDVHEAATVPQQSHPLTSTLPTEICTLRTAPPCPDPVDPLIAHLEPPEVTLLNTHPTAAMTHQIDSQSPPSMFEDPAHSPSQSPPMVNQNNTQNSSRSPNRTLQNVHQSPPESQTYSSNLPAIVSLNITHNASESKAVSDKVPPSPQLSPSHLEPFLLTSVTFTSSVSSHLCTPTFSPTSFLCSPNSLSPGPSLVRPPATPPLTLSPPPLELTPPPVPLLGSDDEEQEDPSDYCKGGYYPVKIGDLFNGRYHVVRKLGWGHFSTVWLCWDLQRKRFVALKVVKSAPHYTETAVDEIKLLRCVRDSDPSDPYRETIVQLIDDFKISGVNGIHVCMVLEVLGHQLLKWIIKSNYMGLPLVCVKTIIRQVLQGLDYLHTKCKIIHTDIKPENILLDVDEVYVRRLAAEATMWQRAGAPPPSGSSVSTAPSDLQVGKLSKNKKKKMKRKAKRQQKLLEERLVNIQKMEDEDGVIQSEDTDAACSLVVNGNTSASKTSSDSTSSWLDDRCNGHAPGRFTSPASGLSGFSSSVMSAPSESALSTQSENSSGRDVFSASDFVLSPLDPQNGLKLRVKIADLGNACWVHKHFTEDIQTRQYRALEVLIGAEYGPPADIWSTACMAFELATGDYLFEPHSGEDYSRDEDHIAHVIELLGTLPLPFALSGRYSREYFNRRGELRHISSLKPWALFEVLLEKYEWPLEQAAQFSDFLLTMLELQPERRATAAQCLQHAWLLT, encoded by the exons ATGCTAATAG CAACAGTCGCCGGAGGAGCCGGTAATGCTGCAGCTACCGGCAAGAAGCACCGGCGGAGAGGAAAGAAGCACCAACGGGTCCGAACGGAGGAGAACCG GCCCGATGACCTCTGTGACCTCTTCCCAACCCCTCAGCAGAGTTACCCAGAAGCCACCCTGTCGCAACCGCAAAATACTTCAGATGCAAACACATCATCACAAAGAGCACCAGCATGTACTGAAGATGTCCATGAAGCCGCTACAGTACCCCAACAGTCCCATCCACTCACCAGCACGTTACCCACTGAGATCTGCACCCTCagaaccgcccccccctgtcCGGATCCAGTAGATCCTCTTATAGCACACTTGGAGCCTCCTGAAGTTACTCTATTAAACACCCACCCGACAGCAGCAATGACACATCAGATTGACAGCCAATCCCCTCCTTCCATGTTTGAAGATCCCGCCCACAGTCCAAGTCAATCACCGCCCATGGTCAACCAAAATAATACCCAGAATTCCTCCCGATCGCCTAATAGAACTCTTCAAAATGTTCATCAGAGTCCACCTGAGAGCCAAACTTATTCCTCCAATTTACCTGCAATCGTTTCACTcaacattacccacaatgcctctGAATCAAAGGCGGTTTCTGATAAAGTTCCTCCCAGTCCTCAGTTAAGCCCCTCCCACCTAGAACCCTTCTTGCTGACCTCAGTGACCTTTACCTCGAGTGTCTCCTCGCACCTCTGCACACCCACCTTCTCAcccacctccttcctctgctcccCCAACTCCCTGAGCCCCGGCCCTTCTCTCGTGAGGCCTCCGGCCACGCCCCCTTTGACTCTGAGCCCGCCCCCTCTAGAGTTGACCCCGCCCCCTGTTCCGCTTTTGGGCTCTGACGATGAAGAGCAGGAAGACCCTTCAGATTATTGCAAAG GCGGTTACTACCCGGTGAAGATCGGTGACCTGTTCAACGGGAGATACCATGTGGTCAGAAAGCTGGGTTGGGGCCACTTCTCCACCGTGTGGCTCTGCTGGGACCTGCA GAGGAAGCGCTTTGTGGCGCTGAAGGTGGTGAAGAGCGCCCCTCATTACACAGAGACGGCTGTGGACGAGATAAAATTGCTCCGATGT GTGAGAGACAGTGACCCCTCCGACCCCTACAGAGAGACCATTGTCCAACTGATAGATGACTTCAAGATCTCTGGAGTCAACGGGATCC ATGTCTGTATGGTTCTGGAGGTTTTGGGTCATCAGCTGTTAAAATGGATCATTAAGTCCAACTACATGGGACTTCCTCTGGTCTGTGTGAAGACCATAATTAGACAG GTGCTTCAGGGTCTCGACTACCTCCACACCAAGTGTAAGATCATCCACACGGACATCAAACCAGAGAACATCTTACTGGACGTGGATGAGGTTTATGTCAGGAGACTGGCAGCCGAGGCCACCATGTGGCAGAGAGCTGGAGCTCCGCCCCCTTCGGGGTCCTCAG TTAGCACGGCTCCCAGCGATTTACAG gttggTAAGCTGTctaagaacaagaagaagaagatgaagaggaaagcTAAACGTCAACAGAAGCTGTTGGAGGAGAGACTGGTGAACATACAG AAgatggaggacgaggacggtGTGATACAATCCGAAGATACAGACGCTGCCT GCTCTCTGGTCGTCAATGGCAACACGTCAGCCAGCAAAACCAGCTCAGACTCCACCTCTTCCTGGTTGGACGACAGGTGTAATGGCCACGCCCCCGGACGGTTCACCAGCCCCGCCTCCGGCCTATCGGGCTTCTCCAGCTCCGTGATGTCAGCGCCTTCTGAATCAGCACTTTCTACTCAGTCAGAGAACTCGAGCGGACGAGATG tgttcAGTGCTTCAGACTTCGTCCTCAGTCCTCTGGACCCTCAGAACGGACTCAAGCTGCGAGTGAAGATCGCCGACCTGGGAAATGCATGCTGGGTG CACAAGCACTTCACAGAGGACATTCAGACGAGACAGTACAGAGCTCTGGAGGTTCTGATTGGAGCAGAGTACGGACCACCTGCCGACATCTGGAGCACCGCCTgcatg GCCTTTGAGCTGGCGACAGGAGATTACCTCTTTGAGCCTCACTCAGGAGAAGACTACAGCAGAGacgaag ATCACATCGCTCACGTCATCGAGCTGCTCGGGACGCTTCCTCTGCCCTTCGCCTTGTCTGGCAGGTACTCCAGAGAGTACTTCAACAGGAGAG GCGAGCTGCGACACATCTCCAGCCTGAAGCCGTGGGCTCTGTTCGAGGTGCTGTTGGAGAAGTACGAGTGGCCTCTGGAGCAGGCGGCTCAGTTCAGTGACTTCCTGCTGACCATGTTGGAGCTGCAGCCTGAACGCAGGGCGACGGCGGCGCAGTGCCTGCAGCACGCATGGCTGCTCACATAG